The following coding sequences are from one Pirellulales bacterium window:
- a CDS encoding tetratricopeptide repeat protein, whose product MATDFRQFDEHGFPIAPRFQDLKVPGEEVPRRPNVSVRTKRLVLVAVLLGIVVPVIFGPQIVSAVGQGVAEWFSSRAEQKFWHGDYAGAISDLGHAIGWSPHSWELYFRRAQYREKVDDLNGSLADWNQLLGLTESTEVLSFVYSGRSWIYVRLERYREALDDATHAVRLSPTPENLNTRAYIRALANLELPEGLVDINKALEEVGEGNPQFLDTRGYLLFLMDRSDDSLKDLKRAILLSESDRRRLQTQQFMDPREWTLRMKEMEHNLAVMYHHRGLVYDKLGHKDDADHDLRHAQELGYNPAQGVL is encoded by the coding sequence ATGGCCACTGATTTTCGCCAGTTCGACGAGCACGGTTTTCCCATCGCGCCTCGGTTCCAGGATTTGAAGGTACCAGGCGAAGAAGTGCCCCGTCGGCCGAACGTTTCGGTTCGGACCAAGCGGTTGGTGTTGGTAGCCGTGCTGTTGGGAATTGTTGTCCCGGTGATATTTGGTCCGCAAATCGTTTCGGCGGTCGGGCAAGGCGTGGCCGAATGGTTTAGCAGCCGTGCCGAGCAAAAGTTTTGGCACGGCGACTATGCCGGCGCGATTTCCGACTTGGGCCATGCAATCGGCTGGAGCCCGCATTCCTGGGAACTGTATTTCCGGCGTGCTCAGTATCGCGAAAAAGTTGATGATTTGAACGGCAGCCTGGCCGATTGGAACCAGTTGCTCGGATTAACCGAATCCACCGAAGTTCTGTCGTTCGTGTATTCAGGTCGAAGTTGGATCTATGTGCGTTTGGAGCGTTATCGGGAAGCGCTCGACGACGCCACGCACGCCGTACGGCTGAGTCCCACGCCGGAAAACCTGAACACCCGCGCGTATATCCGGGCCTTGGCGAATTTGGAATTGCCCGAGGGACTGGTCGACATCAACAAAGCGTTGGAGGAGGTGGGTGAAGGCAATCCGCAGTTTCTGGACACGCGTGGTTATCTGCTGTTTTTGATGGATCGCAGCGACGACTCGCTGAAAGACCTGAAGCGGGCGATCTTGCTGTCGGAGTCTGACCGGCGAAGATTACAAACGCAGCAGTTCATGGATCCGCGTGAATGGACTCTAAGAATGAAGGAGATGGAACACAATTTGGCCGTGATGTATCACCACCGGGGGTTGGTGTACGACAAGCTAGGCCACAAGGACGATGCCGATCATGACTTGCGCCATGCCCAAGAACTGGGCTATAACCCGGCTCAGGGAGTGCTGTAG
- a CDS encoding GGDEF domain-containing protein has protein sequence MQFLAEIDWSNLHLSTTVALAAVALIGYLVGRRKREQQQLSSEVQARRELKRAQAVAKELERIAVAVRRSIATHHSSVLKFKDRVSSLGSDQQEAAWQELCAEAEGMLKPTLKLAAQLATAYDEIRQQSNNLMTFTEVRTDPLTGVSNRRALDETLESMFNMMHRYEQPFSVALLDLDHFKEINDEQGHLYGDRMLKAVARLLDDNVRDTDMVARYGGEEFVIVMPQTTLAGASTFSERLRRRVEHQLPLTVSCGVSLAADGDNPQTLLARADAALYSAKAAGRNHVFHHTGLTILPVGDTSEEEPAAVVVQQA, from the coding sequence ATGCAATTCCTAGCTGAGATCGATTGGTCAAACCTTCATCTTTCCACCACTGTGGCCCTGGCCGCGGTGGCATTGATCGGCTACTTGGTTGGGCGTCGCAAACGGGAACAGCAACAGCTTTCGAGCGAAGTGCAAGCGCGCCGCGAACTCAAACGCGCGCAAGCCGTGGCGAAAGAACTGGAGCGCATCGCCGTGGCCGTGCGGCGGAGCATTGCCACGCACCACTCCAGCGTGTTGAAATTCAAAGATCGCGTGTCGTCCTTGGGCAGCGATCAACAAGAAGCCGCCTGGCAAGAATTGTGCGCCGAGGCGGAGGGCATGCTGAAACCCACGCTCAAATTGGCCGCACAGTTGGCCACCGCTTACGACGAAATCCGCCAGCAATCGAACAACTTGATGACCTTCACCGAAGTCCGCACTGATCCGCTGACGGGCGTCAGCAACCGCCGCGCGCTGGACGAAACTTTGGAATCGATGTTCAACATGATGCACCGTTACGAGCAGCCGTTTTCCGTGGCGCTATTGGATCTGGATCACTTCAAAGAAATCAACGACGAGCAAGGGCATTTGTATGGCGATCGCATGCTCAAGGCGGTGGCCCGCTTGCTGGACGACAATGTTCGCGATACCGACATGGTGGCGCGTTATGGCGGCGAAGAATTTGTGATCGTCATGCCGCAAACCACGCTCGCAGGAGCCTCCACATTTTCCGAACGCTTGCGGCGGCGCGTGGAACACCAGTTGCCGCTGACGGTTAGCTGCGGGGTTTCGTTGGCCGCAGACGGTGACAATCCGCAAACACTGTTGGCCCGCGCCGATGCCGCCCTATACAGCGCGAAAGCCGCCGGCCGAAATCACGTATTTCACCACACAGGCTTAACCATTCTCCCGGTCGGCGATACGTCCGAAGAAGAACCCGCAGCAGTCGTTGTGCAACAAGCCTGA
- a CDS encoding response regulator translates to MTSDVIRVLHIEDDRIQQGIVSLHLLAMKECHFDIEHAAKEDEAVDAWLRGSFDLVILDHQLAEGNGVSCLRRIRQFDPVVPIIAVSGMATPEVAVELIEAGADDYLSKQNMTGNVLSQSVLNVMTRANSFRNRYSALRSTTPTRAAT, encoded by the coding sequence ATGACTTCCGACGTGATCCGTGTGTTGCACATCGAAGACGACCGCATCCAGCAGGGAATTGTCTCGCTGCACCTCTTGGCGATGAAAGAATGCCATTTCGACATCGAACATGCCGCCAAGGAAGACGAAGCCGTCGATGCCTGGCTGCGCGGCAGTTTCGACCTGGTCATTCTCGACCATCAATTGGCCGAGGGAAACGGCGTCAGTTGCCTGCGCCGCATTCGCCAGTTCGACCCCGTCGTGCCGATCATTGCAGTCTCGGGAATGGCCACGCCCGAAGTTGCCGTCGAATTGATCGAAGCCGGCGCCGACGATTACTTGAGCAAGCAAAACATGACGGGCAACGTGTTAAGCCAAAGCGTGCTCAACGTCATGACCCGCGCCAATTCGTTCAGGAATCGATATTCAGCGCTGCGCAGCACTACCCCCACTCGCGCCGCGACATAG